A region of Salvia splendens isolate huo1 chromosome 17, SspV2, whole genome shotgun sequence DNA encodes the following proteins:
- the LOC121773566 gene encoding polygalacturonase QRT3-like has translation MGASTTAMILLFAAAVHVYGYNRPDEFSRKRDHLHRMQGILERRSLQQQAPRSPSGPVVYHVTDYGADPTGRNDSTDAVLKAISDALNGPGRGVLFEGIVNLGGARVDLDGGNYLISRPLLFPVSGRGNLAIHGGSLTASYNFPNDGYLLDLSSPSNSTYNYEFITLRDLLLDSNYRGGGISVTNSLRTTIDNCYVTRFNTTGILVQGGHETYIRTSYLGQHVTAGGDSGERSFSGTAIALAGNDNTVSDVVIFSAQTGILVTGQANLISGVHCYNKAAGFGGVGIHLRLPGLTQTRIVDSYMDYTGIVAEDPVQLTVANTFFLGDAFILFKSVKGVMSGVNVVDNMFAGGDRGIEIVQLEGNFGEVDQVAVDRNAVKGMAVKTTVARASVEGEGPSWTADLGAALIFPNLIKQVQYTFISDAASFPRHFVRNVSDNKVVIQSDVAVPARVYVTADQGGTYL, from the exons ATGGGTGCTTCGACCACAGCTATGATACTCCTCTTCGCCGCCGCCGTCCACGTGTACGGCTACAATAGGCCCGATGAGTTCTCACGCAAGCGCGACCACCTGCACCGAATGCAGGGGATTCTGGAGAGGCGTAGTCTACAACAGCAGGCGCCTCGTTCACCTTCG GGCCCGGTTGTATATCACGTGACGGATTACGGTGCGGACCCGACGGGCCGGAACGACAGCACGGATGCGGTGCTGAAGGCGATTAGTGACGCCCTCAACGGCCCCGGGAGAGGGGTGTTGTTTGAGGGCATCGTTAATCTTGGCGGTGCTCGGGTTGATCTTGACGGTGGAAATTACTTGATCAGCCGCCCCCTATTGTTTCCTGTCTCTGGTAGAGGGAACTTAGCC ATTCACGGGGGCTCACTCACGGCATCATACAACTTCCCAAACGACGGCTATTTACTCGACCTATCATCTCCGTCAAATTCCACGTACAACTACGAATTCATCACCCTACGCGACCTCCTCCTCGACTCCAACTACCGAGGCGGCGGAATCAGCGTAACGAACTCCCTCCGCACCACCATCGACAACTGCTACGTCACCCGCTTCAACACCACCGGGATCCTCGTCCAGGGCGGCCACGAGACCTACATCCGCACCTCCTACCTCGGCCAGCACGTCACTGCCGGCGGCGACTCCGGCGAGCGGTCCTTCTCCGGCACGGCGATCGCCCTCGCCGGAAACGACAACACCGTCTCCGATGTCGTGATCTTCTCGGCGCAGACCGGGATCCTCGTCACCGGCCAGGCGAATCTCATCTCCGGCGTCCACTGCTACAACAAGGCCGCTGGATTCGGCGGCGTCGGGATCCACCTCCGCCTCCCCGGCCTCACGCAGACGCGGATCGTCGATTCGTACATGGATTACACCGGAATCGTGGCGGAGGATCCGGTGCAGCTCACCGTCGCCAACACGTTCTTCCTCGGCGATGCTTTTATTCTATTTAAATCGGTGAAAGGAGTGATGAGCGGCGTAAATGTTGTCGATAATATGTTCGCCGGCGGCGATAGGGGGATCGAGATCGTGCAATTGGAGGGGAATTTCGGTGAGGTGGATCAGGTGGCGGTGGATCGGAACGCGGTGAAGGGGATGGCGGTGAAGACGACGGTGGCGAGGGCGAGCGTGGAAGGCGAGGGGCCGTCGTGGACGGCGGATTTGGGCGCGGCGCTGATTTTCCCCAATTTGATTAAGCAGGTGCAGTACACGTTCATCAGCGATGCGGCGTCGTTTCCGAGGCATTTTGTGAGGAATGTTTCGGATAATAAAGTTGTGATTCAGTCCGACGTGGCGGTGCCGGCGAGGGTCTACGTCACGGCGGATCAAGGCGGGACTTAtttgtaa